From Alcaligenes faecalis, the proteins below share one genomic window:
- a CDS encoding class I SAM-dependent methyltransferase yields the protein MSKTAIHTGSRLYQIVADMQGDRPWGNFLDAGTGKGSLRWLLTLDTERWTAITASPGMAEQVTRELGDQKRPEDRLLVGNWSDPEFLQGERFDTVLADYLLGAIDGFAPYTQDQLFSRLRPLTDQRLYIIGLEPYVPYSSTDPAGKLIVEIGRLRDACLLLAGERPYREYPMDWVLRHLRQSGYRCVDAQRFGIRYGDSFIHGQLDMCDGRLRRLKDRNLAMALSEHVQALRQQALALNQTLGGLRHGHDYVICAEAI from the coding sequence TTGAGCAAGACCGCCATACACACGGGTAGCCGTCTCTACCAGATCGTGGCCGACATGCAGGGCGACCGTCCCTGGGGCAACTTTCTGGATGCCGGCACCGGCAAGGGCTCGCTGCGCTGGTTGCTGACGCTGGACACAGAACGCTGGACAGCCATTACCGCCTCCCCCGGTATGGCCGAACAGGTGACCCGTGAGCTGGGCGATCAGAAACGTCCCGAGGACCGTCTGCTGGTGGGCAACTGGAGCGATCCGGAGTTTTTGCAGGGCGAACGCTTTGATACGGTTCTGGCGGACTATCTGCTCGGTGCCATAGACGGCTTTGCCCCCTACACCCAGGACCAACTGTTCAGCCGCCTGCGGCCACTGACCGACCAGCGCCTCTACATTATTGGTCTGGAGCCCTACGTGCCCTATAGCAGCACGGATCCGGCGGGCAAACTGATTGTGGAAATAGGCCGTTTGCGCGATGCCTGCCTGCTGCTGGCAGGCGAGCGACCGTACCGCGAGTACCCGATGGACTGGGTACTACGCCACCTGCGGCAGTCCGGCTATCGCTGTGTGGATGCGCAACGCTTTGGCATTCGTTACGGCGACAGCTTTATCCACGGTCAGCTGGATATGTGTGACGGGCGCTTGCGCCGCCTGAAGGACCGCAACCTGGCAATGGCCTTGTCCGAGCATGTTCAGGCCTTGCGCCAACAAGCCCTGGCCTTGAATCAGACCTTGGGAGGGCTGCGCCATGGCCATGACTATGTGATTTGTGCCGAAGCTATTTAA
- a CDS encoding TonB-dependent receptor domain-containing protein, with translation MRFQPRPLPLALALLLCASAQANEIEEPVPELAPIRISASPLALQQTELATASTVLQGPKLDLRRSSTLGELLDGEVGIHVDSFGSGASRPVIRGQTAPRVKVLSDGAEVMDASAISPDHTITVDTWQADRIEVLRGPSALLYGGGAIGGVVNVLDRKIPTAIPEKGFEGSVRAQGSTADRGRIGAVEMTAGEGNIALHVEGASHRSRDYRVPNWTDSRVKDSDSSTDTGSIGLSFIGDRGYIGAAYSYREGSYGLPGHSHEYEDCHPHGATLHCGGHSHDHDHDHGHSHDHGHEHEHSATAHLRTQRFDIRGELRDPLPGFQRARLRAGATNYQHVEKDGDIAGTRFTNRGYDTRLELEHNPWGPFEGVIGLQTSQSDFASRDGTENFIPPTRTRSQGLFLLESVNWDDWRLELGARQEWQTVTPDSQTLERRKGTATSFSLGTVWDFAPEYAASLSVSRSQRLPTAQELFAKGVHFATLSYERGDPNLDRETSHTVDLGLQKHLGDLRFDLRTFYTRSSNYIYGRSLDRHEDFQLIQYSQDKAQFWGLEAEASYPVTSWASLSVYGDLVRGKLQDPGRNLPRMPAARLGIRTDLNWQNWSGFVGYTHTFGQERVAEHEESSPSYGLLSMGLSYRLHMDQNTYTLYLRGNNLLNKLAYRHTSFIARQAPLMGRNILAGIQVEF, from the coding sequence ATGCGTTTCCAACCCCGTCCCCTGCCACTCGCCCTGGCTCTGCTTTTGTGCGCCTCTGCCCAAGCCAATGAAATTGAAGAACCTGTCCCTGAACTGGCCCCTATCCGAATCTCCGCCAGCCCCCTGGCCTTGCAACAAACCGAGCTGGCCACGGCCAGCACGGTCCTGCAAGGCCCCAAACTGGATTTGCGCCGCAGCAGCACCTTGGGTGAGTTGCTGGACGGTGAAGTCGGCATCCATGTAGACAGCTTTGGTAGCGGTGCCAGCCGCCCCGTCATCCGCGGCCAAACCGCACCCCGCGTTAAAGTCCTGAGCGATGGCGCAGAGGTCATGGACGCATCGGCCATCTCGCCCGACCACACCATCACGGTCGACACCTGGCAAGCTGATCGCATTGAAGTGCTGCGCGGCCCATCGGCCCTGCTGTATGGTGGCGGCGCCATTGGTGGCGTGGTCAACGTACTGGATCGCAAGATCCCAACCGCCATCCCCGAAAAGGGGTTTGAAGGCTCGGTACGCGCCCAAGGCTCCACGGCTGATCGCGGCAGGATCGGCGCGGTGGAAATGACGGCGGGTGAAGGCAATATCGCCTTGCACGTAGAAGGTGCCTCCCACCGCAGCCGTGACTATCGTGTCCCGAACTGGACCGACAGCCGCGTCAAGGACTCGGACTCCAGCACAGACACGGGCAGCATCGGCCTGTCCTTTATTGGCGACCGTGGCTACATTGGTGCCGCCTACTCGTATCGTGAAGGCAGCTATGGTCTGCCCGGTCACAGCCACGAATACGAGGACTGCCACCCGCACGGCGCCACCCTGCATTGCGGCGGCCACAGTCACGACCATGACCACGATCATGGGCACAGCCACGATCACGGTCATGAGCACGAGCACTCCGCCACCGCTCATCTGCGTACCCAACGTTTCGATATACGAGGCGAACTGCGCGATCCCTTGCCCGGTTTCCAGCGCGCTCGCCTGCGTGCGGGTGCGACCAACTACCAGCACGTAGAAAAAGATGGCGATATTGCTGGCACCCGCTTTACCAATCGAGGTTATGACACCCGCCTGGAGCTGGAACACAATCCATGGGGGCCGTTTGAAGGGGTCATCGGCCTGCAAACCAGCCAGTCTGATTTTGCGTCCCGCGACGGCACGGAAAACTTCATCCCTCCTACCCGCACCCGCAGTCAAGGCTTGTTCCTTCTGGAGAGCGTGAACTGGGACGACTGGCGTCTGGAACTGGGCGCTCGTCAGGAATGGCAAACCGTCACACCCGACTCGCAAACTCTGGAGCGCCGCAAAGGCACGGCCACCTCCTTCTCTTTGGGCACCGTCTGGGACTTTGCGCCTGAGTACGCGGCCAGCCTGTCCGTATCCCGCTCGCAGCGTCTGCCCACGGCGCAGGAGCTGTTTGCCAAAGGCGTGCACTTTGCCACACTCAGCTATGAACGCGGCGATCCGAATCTGGACCGGGAAACCAGCCATACGGTTGATCTGGGCCTGCAAAAACACCTGGGTGATCTGCGCTTTGATCTGCGCACCTTCTACACCCGCAGCTCGAACTACATTTATGGTCGCAGCCTGGACCGCCACGAAGACTTCCAGCTGATTCAATACAGCCAGGACAAAGCCCAGTTCTGGGGCCTGGAAGCGGAAGCCTCCTACCCCGTCACGTCCTGGGCCTCGCTGAGCGTCTATGGCGATCTGGTGCGCGGTAAACTGCAAGACCCCGGCCGCAACCTGCCACGCATGCCCGCCGCCCGCCTGGGTATTCGCACAGATCTGAACTGGCAGAACTGGTCCGGTTTTGTGGGATACACCCACACCTTCGGCCAGGAGCGCGTGGCAGAGCATGAAGAGAGCTCGCCGTCTTACGGTTTGCTCAGCATGGGTTTAAGCTACCGCCTGCATATGGACCAGAACACCTACACCCTGTACCTGAGAGGAAATAACTTGCTGAACAAGTTGGCTTACCGCCATACCTCCTTTATTGCCCGTCAGGCCCCGCTGATGGGGCGCAACATCCTGGCCGGGATACAGGTGGAATTTTGA
- a CDS encoding 3-hydroxyacyl-CoA dehydrogenase — MKQIQTIAIVGAGAMGRGIAQIAAQAGKQVLLYDLNADSVKAALADVHAVWSRLQEKGRMTAEQVDAAKACLQTASDLQALAPADLVVEAIVERLDVKQGLLQQLEEIVSADCVLASNTSSLSITAIAQACRHPERVAGYHFFNPVPLMKVVEVIDGLRTSPEVGDALMQVSRDMGHTPVRAKDMPGFIVNHAGRGMNIEGLKIAQECVAPFYQIDAIMREQAGFRMGPFELLDLTALDVSHPVMESIYRQFYDEPRFRPSPITAVRHAGKLFGRKNGEGFYKYEDGKKQLPQEPAVPAVTSFAPVWVSPYHEQGQARALQLLNELGVKVVEGDQPPADALILLTPYGEDVATLVSLHGLDPARTVALDTLFGLEKGRRRVLMCSAATTPEWRDQAWAMLASDGTAVSVIEDSAGFVAQRLVATIVNIASDIAQQQIATPSDIDAAVRLGLGYPHNGPLSMGDAVGSRDLLDVLNTLQAVTGDMRYRASPWLQRRVQLGMSLTALAQCKAQ, encoded by the coding sequence ATGAAACAGATACAAACCATCGCTATTGTTGGCGCAGGTGCTATGGGACGGGGCATTGCCCAGATTGCTGCCCAGGCTGGCAAGCAGGTCTTGCTGTATGACCTGAATGCGGACTCGGTCAAGGCTGCTTTGGCCGACGTGCATGCCGTTTGGAGCCGTCTGCAAGAAAAAGGCCGCATGACGGCTGAACAGGTGGACGCGGCCAAAGCGTGCCTGCAAACCGCCAGCGACCTGCAAGCCTTGGCCCCTGCTGATCTGGTAGTGGAAGCCATTGTGGAGCGCCTGGACGTCAAGCAAGGCTTGCTGCAGCAGTTGGAAGAGATTGTGTCGGCCGATTGCGTGCTGGCCTCCAATACCTCTTCGCTGTCCATTACCGCCATTGCCCAAGCCTGCCGCCACCCCGAGCGTGTGGCTGGTTATCACTTCTTTAACCCCGTGCCCCTGATGAAAGTGGTTGAGGTGATTGATGGCCTGCGCACCTCGCCTGAAGTGGGTGATGCCCTGATGCAAGTGTCGCGCGATATGGGCCATACGCCCGTGCGAGCCAAGGACATGCCTGGCTTTATCGTGAATCACGCTGGTCGCGGCATGAACATCGAGGGCCTGAAAATCGCCCAGGAATGCGTGGCTCCTTTCTACCAGATCGACGCCATCATGCGCGAGCAGGCCGGTTTCCGCATGGGCCCTTTCGAACTGCTGGATCTGACCGCGCTGGATGTGTCTCACCCGGTGATGGAATCCATTTACCGTCAGTTTTACGACGAGCCTCGCTTCCGTCCTTCGCCCATCACGGCGGTACGCCACGCGGGCAAGCTGTTTGGTCGCAAGAATGGTGAAGGCTTCTACAAGTATGAAGATGGCAAGAAACAGCTTCCTCAAGAGCCTGCCGTTCCTGCCGTGACTTCTTTTGCACCCGTATGGGTCTCGCCTTACCACGAGCAAGGTCAGGCTCGCGCGCTGCAATTGCTGAACGAGCTGGGTGTGAAAGTGGTGGAGGGCGACCAGCCACCGGCTGATGCGCTGATTCTGTTGACGCCTTACGGTGAAGACGTGGCGACTTTGGTGTCCCTGCATGGCCTGGATCCTGCCCGTACCGTGGCGCTGGATACCTTGTTCGGTCTGGAAAAAGGCCGCCGCCGTGTACTGATGTGCTCGGCTGCAACCACACCCGAATGGCGCGACCAGGCCTGGGCCATGCTGGCCAGCGATGGTACGGCTGTCAGCGTGATTGAGGATTCCGCCGGTTTTGTGGCCCAGCGTTTGGTGGCCACCATTGTGAACATCGCCAGCGATATCGCTCAGCAGCAGATTGCGACACCGTCTGACATCGACGCTGCGGTGCGTCTGGGGCTGGGTTACCCGCACAATGGCCCGCTGTCCATGGGTGATGCCGTCGGCTCGCGGGATTTGCTGGATGTGCTGAACACGCTGCAAGCCGTCACGGGTGATATGCGCTACCGCGCCAGCCCTTGGCTGCAACGCCGTGTGCAATTGGGCATGTCCCTGACGGCCTTGGCGCAGTGCAAGGCGCAGTAA
- a CDS encoding c-type cytochrome, translated as MSNTEQKTEEHNEGHSAMIKTPKQLLVTVALAFLVPIAIIVMLVSLVTSTMGAGAGSAALSPEAIAARIQPVAGFKLVDANAVKELKTGQQVYETTCTACHGAGVAGAPKFGDKGAWGELINLGQDELVKNAIHGIRAMPAKGGNPSLDDIEVARAVAYMANAAGADFKEPEAPAPEGEEADAKPEATAAADTKPAEAPAAEAPKATETAAADDSKVDPAGIKLYDTICFACHAAGVAGAPKFGDQAAWKPYIESGMDTMVQKAIHGVGAMPPRGGSQASDDEIRAAIQHMVNAAK; from the coding sequence ATGAGCAACACGGAACAAAAAACCGAAGAACACAACGAGGGTCACTCAGCCATGATCAAAACCCCTAAACAATTGCTTGTGACCGTGGCTCTGGCTTTCTTGGTGCCCATCGCGATTATTGTCATGCTGGTCAGCCTGGTTACCTCCACCATGGGTGCAGGTGCTGGCTCCGCCGCCCTTTCCCCTGAAGCCATTGCTGCCCGCATCCAGCCTGTGGCCGGCTTCAAACTGGTTGACGCCAATGCCGTCAAAGAACTGAAGACGGGTCAGCAAGTGTACGAAACCACCTGTACCGCCTGTCACGGCGCCGGTGTGGCCGGTGCGCCCAAATTTGGCGACAAGGGTGCCTGGGGCGAGCTGATCAATCTGGGTCAGGACGAACTGGTCAAGAACGCTATTCACGGTATCCGTGCCATGCCAGCCAAGGGTGGTAACCCTTCGCTGGACGATATCGAAGTGGCTCGTGCCGTTGCTTACATGGCTAACGCTGCTGGCGCTGACTTCAAGGAACCCGAAGCGCCTGCACCAGAAGGTGAAGAAGCCGACGCCAAGCCTGAAGCGACTGCTGCCGCCGACACCAAACCTGCCGAAGCGCCTGCGGCTGAGGCTCCTAAAGCCACGGAAACCGCTGCCGCTGACGACAGCAAGGTCGACCCAGCTGGTATCAAGCTGTACGACACCATCTGCTTTGCCTGTCACGCTGCCGGTGTAGCTGGTGCGCCCAAGTTTGGCGATCAAGCTGCCTGGAAGCCATATATCGAATCCGGTATGGACACTATGGTTCAAAAGGCCATCCACGGTGTAGGCGCCATGCCTCCACGCGGTGGCTCGCAAGCCTCTGACGACGAAATCCGTGCTGCCATTCAGCACATGGTCAACGCCGCCAAGTAA